AGTTATCATAAGCTTATTTTAAGCCTTTATTTGACAGCCTTCATAAAAGTTTAGCCCTCCTATTAAGTAAATCATAAAATTGGTccttctaatttttaaaatatattagtAAAAAGATAAGCCCCAAAAATTAAGGACAATTCCCTACTTATTTTTATctttggagagagaaagagagagggagagagagagagaggtcatcCATAGTAAAATGCATACCAAGGAGGGTAACTGCATCCTTAAGCCTGAGGTTCTTGGCTCTAAAGAACCGAGCAATAGCTTTCAGGTCGACGGAAGACCGTGGAAGATTTGATTCGGTTTCATTAGCACAAGAGACTCTGCCGTCCTTCCTTCCTCCACGAACTTTGTACCGTGGGAAGTTACCAGCCTGGGCGATAACAAAAGGTAAGATTGAAAAGAGAAAGTTAATGAACTTTTTCACCGTGCTTTGAATCTCTTCAACTTTACATGCATGGCTTGTCTACAGAATGTACAGTTGCATTAATTAATTGATTTCTAGAGCTTTATAGTTGCATGGCATCTGTAATTCTGTAGTACACCTTATGGACGGCTTCCCTGGTTGCATATGCGAGGAGGTCGGCACATGAGACTGTGTTCGGGCACGCGGCCTCCAAGGctgccttcatcttctctatTTTACCAAATCCCCCGAGACTAGGTTTGTTTATAGACGCGTCTTTCTCTGCTTTACTTGTCGATGTTGAATTCAAGAGAATAGATCCATCACAGCCCTACAACATTTCAATTGAAAACATCAAAAACCACTCCAAACTTCTGCATATATGTGGGCCAAACGTACTGTTTTTGTTAGGCCCAAAAACCTAAGTCTTCGAAATGTTAAACTTATTGATACTTATTTACTAAAGGGTAGTTTAAGAACAGTGGTTAACAGCTTAAAGCACAGAGAAACAAGACATAAtcttaatatatgtatgtatgtatttaagTAATATGTATAACTCAAAATTGAAAGAGGTTTAGACTTTACACTATGAGAACAGTAACTATAGTTTGCAATATTTAGACAGAAAAGGCAGAAGAGTTGCATACCCTGATGAAGCAGTCATGGAAGTGCATTCTGACCAAGTGGGGAGCTATATCAGAGTCTATTTTTATGAATTCATCCATCATTTTCCTAATGATTTCCTCGGCCTGCGGGCACGTCTTGTGGTAATAGCGATGCCTGAGGCCATCGTTGTGACCAGGATGGGGTGTGGCAAAGCCTGGAGATACGAAGCTCAGGAACGAAATCAGAAGTACAGCAACGAAAAGAAGCTTCATTTTCTCTGCAATGTTGAAACTTGCAATAGCAGAGAATTCTAAGGATGCTTGGATCAGTGGGAGATGGGACGTAGCAGGCTTTCGCTACGCCTGTTTATATGCTGCTCCCCAGCTCAAGATCGTGCAATTAATTAATAAGGAAGAATTCGGAAACCAACTTTGACGTTCTGTATGCAATTTTATATGCACAGAACATGATtgcttattctctctctctctctctctctctctctcttcttcgtTGTGCTACCTAAACAGTAAGATAACGACTTCACCAGCAATGTTAGCACCAAACTAAATCAACTGTCTCTCTCTGGCTTCCCCTTTTGTTCTTCTACCTAAACACTTAAAGTttcaagtttatatatatatatatatatatataaaaacttgaAACTATTAGTGCTTAGATAGACAGAAATTGCGGTCGCTCTCAttgtttttgaacttttatatatatatatactctcatTGTTGTTGaagttatatttatatatatataactttaacAACTAACTTCAACAACAACTTCAACAACAatgagagtatatatatataacttcaaCAACAATGAGAGCGACGGTAATTTCTGTCTCTCTAAGCACTAatagtttaaaatttacatatatatacatatatatatatataacttatatCAATGTATAATAAGACAATCACCCACGTCATCCTACACTTGCTTTCACCACTGACATTCATGGAACATTGGCTTGTTGTTTTTTATAGAACCCAAAACAATCATGTTACCGAACACCCATTTAGAAGCCGTTTGGTTGGGACGTTTATAAACTTTGCATGAATTATCTACCACAAATTTTATGATCCAATCACTggataataacaatatattatgaacatatttataaaactcGGCAACATAGTATTCAGGAATCTGCTTCAAATTTCAAGATAAAACCAGTGGAAAGTAACAATCTACCATGAATGTTAAGCTAATTAGAAACACGACTTGAACCACAGGAGTCCAAAGTCGTCTACACGACACGATTTCCGGTACTGATCATTGCGAGGAAGTGGATTAATGCAATAATGTTTTAAAGTATATCATATGATATGTTCGATCCACGACACTGAAGAAGCCTGAGGCCACGTTGATCACGAGAACAGCTAGCCTCCTGTAAGAACAGGATACAAAATTACCATCAGTGCACACGATTCCAGACGAGGAATCCCTGAGTTGGCGTTCGTTCCACGGGGACCGGTGAAGTGCACCTGCTCCGTCGTACATTTTTAATTGTATCACAATTTGGACTGTTATAATTAAACTGCTTTAATTTGCATATGAGAAGTTTGGCATTTTCTTTAGGAGCACAGCTAGATATGATATTCTTCTTGACTCATTGAGTTTTTTTTGCTTACATTgggttctaaaaaaaaaaaaaagcaaacacaACTCTTTTAGCTAGAACCCATTCAATATGCTCGGACCCGACTACACCGCACACAGCCCTTAGTGCACAACATGTGTTCCCTTGATCTACTTTTATTGGAACTGTAGTCCATTTTTAAAGGTATGTGTCATGCACATGGATCTATGCACAATTCAAAAGTGCACAAGCCTGCCCATATTTGGATCCTGTGCAgtgctttgttttttcttttttcaaaaaaaaaaaacttttgagttttccatttttgtccttataaaatgtgtttcacaatttttttcccAAGGGTACTATAGTCATTCTGACATTAGAATGCTATATATATACCTCCTTGATCTCAAATTGTGCCTGCCACCAATGGAAATCTAACTTGGATTGTCCATAGTCAGTGGTGCCTGTCTGTTCGACCCGGGCAAAACATCATGTTGCCCCTAAATcacaacaaaattgaaaaacaactttgtattTCCCATTTTATCCTTTGCCTCATGGCAGAAGCAcatggacaattgcccacacagtttTATGTAAGTtgactatttatttattttttatgttgacaGAGACTTCTAAACctagtttattttttaaattcctcGTACACGCAGTGACTGACTTTCAtaatatatgaacaaaaaaatttgttggGACGTAATcagaaatttaaaaagaaagctGTTCTAGTTCT
This window of the Nymphaea colorata isolate Beijing-Zhang1983 chromosome 2, ASM883128v2, whole genome shotgun sequence genome carries:
- the LOC116248844 gene encoding peroxidase 5-like; its protein translation is MKLLFVAVLLISFLSFVSPGFATPHPGHNDGLRHRYYHKTCPQAEEIIRKMMDEFIKIDSDIAPHLVRMHFHDCFIRGCDGSILLNSTSTSKAEKDASINKPSLGGFGKIEKMKAALEAACPNTVSCADLLAYATREAVHKAGNFPRYKVRGGRKDGRVSCANETESNLPRSSVDLKAIARFFRAKNLRLKDAVTLLGAHSFGDAHCSVIGGRYEKNFNHTGKPDPTLNPALAAKLRKACAVSSDPTVSQDSITPDVLDNKYYVGLLQHKGLFTADAALLTSKKTRRLVRLYAAKPATWKKKFAKAMIKLGEVQVKYGEEGEIRKRCDVVN